In Mucilaginibacter celer, one DNA window encodes the following:
- a CDS encoding cupin domain-containing protein, translating into MINTAFSKSDCLKHYNWGDDCHGWTFIDTEALSVKQELMPPDTAEQLHYHEKATQVFFILRGRATFSIDGEVTVLKPEQGIEINPGQKHFISNNDRTDLEFILYSYPSTNNDRIEIK; encoded by the coding sequence ATGATTAATACGGCGTTTTCAAAAAGCGATTGCTTAAAGCACTATAACTGGGGCGACGACTGCCACGGATGGACTTTCATTGATACGGAAGCCTTATCCGTTAAACAAGAACTAATGCCACCCGATACTGCCGAGCAATTGCATTATCATGAAAAAGCCACTCAGGTATTTTTTATTTTGAGAGGACGAGCTACTTTTTCGATTGACGGGGAGGTAACGGTATTAAAACCCGAACAAGGTATCGAGATTAACCCCGGTCAGAAGCATTTTATAAGCAACAACGACCGGACAGATCTGGAGTTTATTTTATATTCATATCCATCTACAAATAATGACAGAATTGAAATTAAATAA
- a CDS encoding aspartate kinase, with product MLTVEKIGGTSMTALGDVIKNIIQFERSGDELYNRIFVVSAFSGVTNLLLENKKTGAPGVYHKLATYKDFHPLLKQLIVKLKQLNKNYESLGLNLIEADKFIETRIKDAQTYLENLANILASGYVGKEGILQAAREILASIGESHSAFNFTNILQNMGINATFIDLSGFHDHRALTIDQRIRKDLAHIDFSKTITIVTGYAKGTEGIMREFDRGYSEVTFSKIAVAVKPQEAIIHKEYHLCTADPQLVGVENCFPVGNTNYDVADQLADVGMEAIHPKASKPLEINDIDLRIKNTFQPEHPGTLITREYICDTKRVEVITGTDKVVMIDIYDPSMVGNVGTDFHIMQLFYKYGVSYSFKATSANSISIVIWEKDYNKKLIAELEDNYEKVAVEKMAMVCLIGSNMDQPGLLAKSATALAQNGINIRSCGFALRMVNIQFLVAREDFNEAIRALNKAMC from the coding sequence ATGTTAACAGTAGAAAAAATTGGCGGTACATCCATGACCGCTTTGGGCGATGTGATCAAAAACATCATCCAGTTTGAACGCAGCGGCGATGAGCTTTACAACCGCATATTTGTAGTATCAGCCTTTTCGGGAGTAACCAACCTCCTGCTCGAAAATAAGAAAACCGGCGCACCCGGTGTTTACCACAAGCTGGCCACTTATAAAGATTTCCATCCCCTGCTTAAGCAGCTTATTGTTAAGTTAAAGCAACTCAATAAAAACTACGAAAGCCTTGGCCTTAACCTAATCGAAGCCGATAAGTTTATCGAAACCCGCATTAAAGACGCGCAAACTTATCTCGAAAACCTGGCCAACATCCTGGCATCAGGCTATGTAGGTAAAGAAGGTATTTTACAGGCCGCCCGCGAGATCCTGGCATCTATTGGTGAAAGCCACTCGGCTTTTAATTTTACCAATATTCTGCAAAACATGGGTATCAATGCCACGTTCATCGACCTGAGCGGCTTTCACGATCACCGCGCCCTAACTATCGATCAGCGGATCAGGAAGGATCTTGCCCATATCGATTTTTCAAAAACCATTACCATCGTTACCGGCTACGCCAAAGGTACCGAAGGTATTATGCGCGAGTTTGACCGTGGTTATTCTGAAGTTACCTTTAGCAAAATAGCTGTAGCTGTAAAACCTCAGGAAGCCATCATCCACAAAGAATACCACTTGTGTACTGCCGATCCGCAGTTGGTTGGCGTTGAAAATTGTTTCCCGGTAGGTAATACCAATTATGATGTTGCCGATCAGCTGGCTGATGTGGGTATGGAGGCTATTCACCCTAAAGCCTCAAAACCGCTTGAGATAAATGATATCGACCTGAGGATCAAAAACACCTTCCAGCCAGAACACCCCGGCACGCTCATTACCCGCGAATATATATGCGATACTAAACGCGTTGAAGTAATAACCGGTACCGACAAAGTGGTTATGATTGATATCTACGATCCATCAATGGTAGGCAACGTGGGTACCGATTTCCATATTATGCAGCTGTTTTACAAGTACGGCGTGAGCTACAGCTTTAAGGCTACCAGCGCAAACAGTATCTCGATTGTTATTTGGGAGAAAGACTATAACAAAAAACTGATTGCCGAGCTGGAAGATAATTACGAAAAGGTTGCTGTTGAAAAAATGGCTATGGTTTGCCTCATCGGTTCAAATATGGATCAGCCGGGCTTATTGGCCAAATCAGCGACTGCCCTGGCCCAAAATGGTATTAATATCCGGAGCTGCGGTTTCGCCCTGAGGATGGTAAACATCCAGTTTTTAGTGGCCCGCGAAGATTTTAACGAAGCTATCCGCGCGTTGAACAAAGCGATGTGTTAG
- a CDS encoding cation:proton antiporter: MDLFVVIALLVIVSAIFSYLNARFIKLPGTIGIVLLATIASIVILVLDKVDSSIADYLGTLAKNINFSKAVLNILLGFLLFSSSFNLDGRKLKKEMRPVFVLSTLGVIISTAAFGTLFYYVAPVFHIHMPLIYCLLFGALISPTDPVAVSAIIKNSKLPAHLETIISGESLFNDSIGLILFVIILEVARVGEEKIELAKVTMLIVKEIIGGIVAGALLGYLAHRLMHSVKDFQTIVLISLALVMGLSVLAVLLDFSIPLSVVTAGLFAGSQSINQDNKEKSHEALEKFWKLVDEILNTILFVMIGLQLVNLPFVNNYWVTGSLSIAIVLIARWMSIMLPLTFLRRTLKVNYSNINIMTWAGLRGAISIALALSLPNTPYRHLILSGSYFIVIFSVIVQGLTLNAMINSASKKIQE; encoded by the coding sequence ATGGATCTGTTTGTTGTAATTGCTTTATTGGTTATTGTAAGCGCGATTTTTTCATACCTCAACGCGCGTTTTATAAAGTTGCCCGGCACAATTGGTATTGTGCTGCTGGCTACAATTGCTTCTATAGTTATACTTGTTTTAGATAAAGTAGATTCGTCTATAGCTGATTACCTGGGCACTTTGGCCAAGAATATTAATTTTTCAAAAGCGGTATTGAATATTCTGCTGGGTTTCCTGTTATTTTCAAGTTCGTTTAACCTTGATGGCCGGAAGCTTAAAAAAGAAATGCGGCCTGTGTTTGTGTTGAGCACACTTGGGGTAATTATTTCAACCGCAGCATTCGGAACGCTGTTTTATTACGTAGCTCCTGTTTTTCATATTCATATGCCGCTTATTTATTGCCTGCTATTCGGCGCATTGATTTCACCTACCGATCCTGTAGCGGTATCTGCCATCATCAAAAACTCAAAACTGCCGGCACACCTTGAAACCATTATTTCTGGCGAATCGTTGTTTAATGATAGCATTGGGCTAATCCTTTTTGTGATTATTTTAGAAGTTGCACGCGTAGGCGAAGAGAAGATAGAACTGGCTAAAGTAACCATGCTTATTGTTAAGGAAATAATAGGAGGGATTGTAGCCGGTGCGTTATTAGGGTACCTGGCGCACCGCTTAATGCATTCGGTAAAGGATTTTCAGACTATCGTATTGATCTCGCTGGCTTTGGTGATGGGGTTATCTGTATTGGCCGTTCTGCTTGATTTTTCGATACCGCTATCGGTTGTTACGGCAGGATTATTTGCTGGGAGTCAGTCTATTAACCAGGATAATAAAGAGAAATCGCACGAAGCACTCGAAAAATTCTGGAAACTGGTTGATGAAATTCTGAATACTATATTATTTGTGATGATAGGGTTGCAACTGGTTAACCTGCCATTTGTAAACAATTACTGGGTTACCGGCAGTTTATCGATAGCCATAGTGTTAATAGCGCGGTGGATGAGTATTATGCTGCCGCTTACCTTTTTAAGGAGAACATTGAAAGTGAATTACAGTAATATCAATATCATGACCTGGGCGGGCTTACGGGGAGCGATCTCTATAGCACTTGCATTATCATTGCCCAATACACCATATCGGCATCTGATCCTTTCGGGCAGCTATTTTATCGTGATATTTTCGGTAATTGTACAGGGGTTAACGCTGAATGCAATGATAAACAGTGCATCCAAAAAAATACAGGAATAA
- the argB gene encoding acetylglutamate kinase: protein MGKIDTDHIKMGKLTSNNSLYIIKIGGNVIDNSENLYHFLKDFEALKGYKILVHGGGKVATQMAEDLGVESKMVDGRRITDIETLRVVTMVYGGLINKNIVAQLQRFGNNAIGLTGADGNFIKAVKRPVKTIDYGFVGDIVPDSINPQNISKLMEAGFTPVFCAITHDGEGQLLNTNADTIASALAVSLSGLYDTTLIYCFEKKGVLKDINDEESLIGEIDPQRYEELKTEKIIHSGMLPKLDNAFTAIACGVKAVIIGKSDDLGQLKDNKPFGTRLTKNA, encoded by the coding sequence ATGGGTAAAATTGATACAGATCATATCAAAATGGGTAAATTAACATCCAATAACAGCCTTTATATAATCAAAATTGGAGGAAACGTTATTGATAACTCCGAAAATCTGTATCATTTTTTAAAAGACTTTGAAGCACTTAAAGGCTATAAAATACTGGTACACGGCGGTGGAAAAGTAGCTACGCAAATGGCCGAAGATTTGGGCGTCGAATCAAAAATGGTTGATGGTCGCCGCATTACCGATATCGAAACCCTGCGTGTGGTTACCATGGTTTATGGCGGGCTCATTAATAAAAACATTGTAGCGCAGTTACAGCGTTTTGGCAATAATGCCATAGGCTTAACGGGTGCCGATGGTAATTTTATAAAAGCGGTAAAACGACCTGTAAAAACAATCGATTATGGTTTTGTAGGTGATATTGTACCTGATTCCATCAACCCGCAAAACATAAGCAAGCTGATGGAAGCCGGTTTTACACCTGTTTTTTGCGCCATAACACACGATGGTGAAGGGCAGCTATTAAACACCAACGCAGATACTATTGCATCAGCATTGGCGGTATCGTTATCGGGATTGTACGACACCACCCTGATATATTGTTTCGAGAAAAAAGGCGTGTTAAAAGACATTAACGATGAGGAATCGCTGATTGGCGAAATAGATCCGCAGCGTTACGAGGAATTAAAAACAGAAAAGATAATACACAGCGGCATGCTGCCCAAGCTTGACAATGCCTTTACCGCTATTGCCTGCGGCGTAAAAGCGGTAATTATAGGCAAATCGGACGATTTGGGGCAGCTAAAGGATAACAAACCATTTGGAACACGTTTAACAAAAAACGCATGA
- a CDS encoding aspartate aminotransferase family protein: MKLFDVYPINNINITRGNGSLVYDAEGTEYLDLYGGHAVISIGHTNPHYVKRLEDQLHQIGFYSNSIEIPIQTELAQKLGKVSGKDDYQLFLCNSGAEANENALKLASFYNGKKKIIAFKKSFHGRTSLAVAATDNPKIVAPVNETDNVIFLPWADEAALEQALKDNEVSSVIIEGIQGVGGIQVAPEAFLQKIRSLCDEYNAVFIADSVQCGYGRTGKFFSHDFAGVNADIYSMAKGMGNGFPIGGIIISPKIQPAYGMLGTTFGGNHLACAAGLAVLEVMEQDNLMQNAAEIGSYLITELKKLEQVKEVRGRGLMIGIELPEELAHARKELLNKHHIFTGEAKPNVIRLLPALNLTKAYADRFLEAFVTVLNQ, translated from the coding sequence ATGAAATTATTCGACGTTTATCCTATCAACAATATAAACATTACAAGGGGTAATGGCAGCCTTGTTTACGATGCCGAAGGAACTGAATATCTTGACCTTTATGGCGGTCATGCCGTTATTTCTATTGGTCATACCAATCCGCATTATGTAAAGCGTTTGGAAGATCAGTTGCACCAGATCGGCTTTTACTCTAACTCTATCGAGATCCCTATTCAAACTGAACTGGCTCAAAAATTAGGTAAGGTATCTGGCAAGGATGATTACCAATTGTTTTTGTGTAACTCTGGTGCTGAGGCTAATGAGAATGCTTTGAAACTGGCTTCGTTTTACAATGGTAAAAAGAAGATCATCGCTTTCAAAAAATCGTTTCACGGCCGTACGTCTTTGGCTGTTGCAGCTACTGATAATCCTAAAATTGTTGCGCCGGTAAACGAAACCGATAACGTGATCTTTTTGCCTTGGGCTGATGAAGCTGCTTTAGAGCAGGCTTTGAAAGACAACGAGGTTTCTTCGGTAATAATCGAAGGTATTCAGGGCGTAGGTGGCATCCAGGTTGCTCCTGAAGCTTTCCTGCAAAAGATCCGTTCGCTTTGTGACGAATATAATGCTGTATTTATTGCCGATTCGGTACAATGCGGTTATGGCCGTACAGGTAAATTCTTCTCGCACGATTTTGCAGGCGTTAACGCCGATATCTACAGCATGGCTAAAGGTATGGGTAACGGCTTCCCTATTGGCGGTATTATCATATCGCCTAAAATACAGCCTGCTTATGGCATGTTGGGTACTACTTTTGGTGGTAACCATCTGGCTTGCGCTGCCGGTTTGGCCGTACTTGAAGTAATGGAACAGGATAACCTGATGCAAAATGCTGCTGAGATTGGCAGCTATCTGATTACCGAGTTGAAAAAACTTGAGCAGGTTAAAGAAGTTCGTGGCCGTGGCTTGATGATCGGTATTGAACTGCCTGAGGAATTAGCGCACGCCCGTAAAGAATTACTTAACAAGCACCATATATTCACCGGAGAAGCTAAACCAAACGTGATCAGGTTACTACCGGCATTGAACCTCACCAAAGCGTATGCTGATAGGTTTTTGGAAGCTTTTGTAACTGTTTTAAATCAATAA
- a CDS encoding NAD(P)/FAD-dependent oxidoreductase — protein sequence MKDLVLLEKLRHHPCLYLSMEQKKNTRPRVAIIGGGFGGIQLAKKLKNAPVDVLMIDKHNYHTFQPLLYQVAGGAIAADSIGFPLRRIFTRQKNFRFALADVKKINPESNTLDTDIGTIYYDYLAIATGSNTNFFGNKEIEHFAMPMKNIPEALNLRSLILQNLEMSLVSKDPEEKAALMTFVVVGGGPTGVELSGALAEMRELILMKDYHGLRKHSMKVYLVEGKAELLAAFSPKASAKAKQFLQDMDVTIYNSVHVESYNGYLLKIDNGTTILTRNVLWAAGVKGEIPEGIPAENIARGNRILVDEYNKVKGYENIYAIGDVAAMITDEFPNGHPGVAPVAIQQGQNLGENVYRMFERKPLVPFKYKDKGSLATIGRNKAVADLGKLHFQGFFAWLVWGLVHIMSLAGFTNKGIIFFSWAINYFTKNSDNRLIVRQFDTETRKTNPEVR from the coding sequence ATGAAAGATTTAGTATTATTGGAAAAATTAAGGCATCATCCTTGCTTATACCTATCTATGGAGCAAAAAAAGAATACCAGGCCGCGCGTAGCAATTATTGGCGGAGGATTTGGGGGCATTCAGTTAGCTAAAAAATTAAAAAACGCACCTGTTGATGTGCTGATGATTGATAAGCATAATTATCACACTTTTCAACCACTGCTTTACCAGGTGGCCGGCGGTGCCATCGCCGCCGATTCGATTGGCTTTCCGTTGCGGAGGATTTTCACCAGGCAAAAGAATTTCAGGTTTGCACTTGCCGATGTAAAGAAGATCAACCCGGAAAGCAATACGCTGGATACCGATATAGGCACAATTTATTATGATTACCTCGCGATAGCCACCGGCTCCAACACCAATTTCTTCGGCAATAAGGAAATTGAACATTTTGCCATGCCGATGAAAAATATCCCCGAAGCATTAAACCTCCGGAGCCTGATTCTGCAAAACCTGGAAATGTCGCTGGTATCAAAAGATCCTGAAGAGAAAGCCGCGTTAATGACCTTTGTGGTAGTAGGAGGTGGCCCTACAGGCGTTGAACTATCGGGCGCGCTGGCCGAGATGCGGGAACTTATTTTGATGAAGGATTATCATGGTCTGCGCAAACACAGCATGAAGGTATACCTGGTAGAAGGTAAGGCCGAGTTACTTGCAGCCTTTTCGCCAAAAGCCAGTGCAAAAGCCAAACAGTTTTTGCAGGATATGGATGTAACCATTTACAACAGCGTGCATGTGGAGAGTTATAACGGTTATCTGCTTAAAATAGATAATGGCACCACCATACTTACCCGCAATGTGCTTTGGGCTGCCGGAGTAAAAGGAGAAATCCCGGAAGGCATCCCTGCCGAAAACATAGCCCGTGGTAACCGGATCCTGGTTGATGAATATAACAAAGTAAAAGGTTATGAAAATATCTACGCCATAGGCGATGTAGCTGCGATGATTACTGATGAATTCCCCAACGGGCATCCCGGTGTAGCACCGGTAGCTATTCAGCAAGGGCAAAACCTGGGCGAAAATGTTTACCGCATGTTTGAACGTAAGCCGCTGGTGCCATTTAAATACAAAGATAAAGGTTCACTTGCAACCATCGGGCGTAATAAAGCGGTTGCCGATTTAGGAAAACTTCATTTCCAGGGCTTTTTTGCGTGGCTGGTTTGGGGCCTGGTGCACATCATGTCGTTAGCTGGATTTACAAACAAGGGTATTATCTTTTTTAGCTGGGCCATTAACTATTTTACCAAAAACAGCGACAACAGGCTTATTGTACGCCAGTTTGATACCGAAACCCGCAAAACCAATCCCGAAGTGAGATAA
- a CDS encoding N-acetylornithine carbamoyltransferase: MKLFSSVNDVADVNTLVKEALALKQDPFAHQQLGKNKTLALVFLNPSLRTRMSTQKAAINLGMNVMVLNIDKEGWALELRDGVIMDGTTVEHIREAAGVMGQYADIIGVRSFPGLRNREEDYSEMIFNKFVEFCKVPVVSLESATRHPLQSLADLVTIEELKTSARPKVVLTWAPHIKPLPQAVPNSFSEWMCKADVDFTIVQPKGYELCADFTQGANITYNQDEALAGADFIYVKNWSAYEPYGNILGKNEEWMLTNKKLALTNNAKVMHCLPVRRNLELSDEILDGPNSVVVHEAGNRVWAAQAVLKQMLESL; the protein is encoded by the coding sequence ATGAAACTATTCTCTTCTGTTAATGATGTAGCCGATGTTAACACGCTTGTAAAAGAGGCGCTGGCACTTAAACAGGATCCTTTTGCCCATCAACAACTGGGTAAAAATAAAACGCTGGCGCTTGTGTTTTTAAACCCAAGTCTGCGTACCCGCATGAGTACCCAAAAGGCTGCCATTAACCTGGGCATGAACGTGATGGTACTCAACATCGATAAAGAAGGCTGGGCGCTTGAACTGCGCGATGGCGTAATTATGGATGGCACCACCGTTGAGCATATCCGCGAAGCGGCGGGCGTTATGGGCCAGTATGCCGATATTATTGGCGTTCGCTCGTTCCCAGGCTTGCGTAACCGCGAAGAGGATTATAGCGAAATGATATTTAACAAGTTTGTTGAGTTTTGCAAAGTGCCGGTTGTGAGTTTAGAATCAGCTACCCGTCACCCGCTGCAAAGTTTGGCCGATTTGGTTACCATTGAAGAGTTAAAAACCAGCGCTCGGCCTAAAGTGGTTTTAACCTGGGCACCGCATATTAAACCGTTGCCGCAGGCTGTTCCAAATTCGTTTTCGGAGTGGATGTGTAAGGCTGATGTTGATTTTACCATCGTTCAACCAAAAGGTTATGAGCTTTGTGCCGATTTTACACAAGGCGCAAATATCACTTACAACCAGGATGAGGCTTTGGCCGGAGCAGATTTTATTTATGTAAAAAACTGGTCGGCTTATGAGCCTTATGGCAATATTTTGGGCAAAAATGAAGAGTGGATGCTTACCAATAAAAAGCTTGCCTTAACCAACAATGCTAAAGTAATGCACTGCCTGCCGGTTCGCCGTAACCTGGAACTGTCTGATGAGATTTTAGACGGACCAAATTCGGTAGTAGTTCACGAAGCCGGCAACCGTGTTTGGGCAGCGCAGGCTGTTTTAAAGCAGATGTTAGAGAGTTTGTAG
- the argC gene encoding N-acetyl-gamma-glutamyl-phosphate reductase, with the protein MTELKLNKVRTGIVGGAGYTGGEMLRILINHPNVDIAFVHSNSNAGNYIYEVHTDLFGDTDLKFASELSTDIDVLFLCVGHGDAKKFLEANPIPDSVKIIDLSQDFRLSQNAALNGKGFVYGLPELNREAIKTAANIANPGCFATCLQLGLLPLASKGLLDNEVHVTATTGSTGAGQSLSATSHFTWRNDNLSVYKAFSHQHLNEIGQSLRQLQPGFDKAINFIPYRGDFTRGIIASIYTESDLTEEEALALYKAYYEGHPFTHVTNRNIDLKQIVNTNKCFIQVKKHDNKIFIISIMDNLLKGASGQAVQNMNLLFGLDERAGLRLKAIGF; encoded by the coding sequence ATGACAGAATTGAAATTAAATAAGGTACGTACAGGTATAGTTGGCGGCGCGGGATACACCGGTGGCGAGATGCTCCGCATCCTGATCAACCACCCTAACGTTGATATAGCTTTTGTACACAGCAACAGCAACGCGGGCAACTACATTTACGAAGTACATACCGACCTGTTTGGCGATACCGACCTGAAATTTGCTTCTGAATTATCTACAGATATCGATGTGCTTTTCCTTTGCGTAGGCCATGGCGATGCTAAAAAGTTTTTGGAAGCAAATCCTATCCCCGATTCTGTAAAGATCATTGATTTGAGCCAGGATTTCAGGCTGTCGCAAAACGCTGCTTTAAACGGTAAGGGCTTTGTATATGGCTTGCCTGAATTGAACCGCGAGGCAATTAAAACAGCCGCTAATATTGCCAATCCGGGTTGCTTTGCTACTTGTTTACAATTAGGTTTGCTGCCCCTGGCTTCGAAAGGTTTATTGGATAATGAGGTGCATGTTACAGCAACAACAGGTTCTACGGGAGCCGGTCAGAGTTTATCCGCTACTTCACACTTTACATGGAGAAACGATAACCTTTCTGTTTATAAAGCATTCAGCCATCAGCATTTAAATGAGATTGGCCAATCGTTAAGGCAATTACAGCCGGGCTTTGATAAAGCGATAAACTTTATCCCTTATCGTGGCGATTTTACCCGCGGCATCATAGCCTCTATTTATACCGAAAGCGACTTAACCGAAGAGGAAGCATTAGCGCTTTACAAAGCATATTACGAAGGCCATCCATTTACACATGTAACCAACCGTAATATCGATTTAAAGCAGATTGTTAATACCAATAAATGCTTTATCCAGGTAAAAAAACACGATAACAAAATATTCATTATCAGCATAATGGATAACTTACTTAAAGGCGCATCCGGCCAGGCAGTACAGAACATGAACCTATTGTTCGGCCTTGACGAGCGCGCAGGCTTACGACTTAAGGCGATCGGCTTCTGA
- the proC gene encoding pyrroline-5-carboxylate reductase, whose product MNSQQHISILGSGNIGLSLAKGLVKAGICKPQQISLTRRNVAALSQYAEQGYHVSDNNLRAVRKADIVVLAVLPQQLNKLLDEIKPQLKPDKQLLISVISGVSCADIRQHLDLNVQIIRAMPNTAIAIGHSMTCIATDNGTNKNINMTKSLFDTVGVTIQINEELMTSATALCACGIAFFLRSIRAASQGGTEIGFHAHDALKMAAQTAKGAADLLLQLASHPEQEIDKVTSPSGCTIAGLNEMEHHGFSSAMIKGIRLSAEKAGDLYKKD is encoded by the coding sequence ATGAACTCACAACAGCACATTTCAATATTAGGCTCTGGTAACATAGGCCTCTCATTAGCCAAAGGTTTAGTTAAGGCAGGAATTTGCAAACCCCAGCAAATCTCCCTTACCCGCCGTAATGTTGCCGCCCTTAGCCAATATGCCGAGCAAGGGTATCATGTATCTGATAATAACCTGCGTGCCGTACGCAAAGCCGATATCGTTGTACTGGCCGTACTACCCCAGCAATTAAACAAACTCCTTGATGAAATAAAGCCACAACTAAAACCGGATAAGCAACTGCTAATTTCGGTGATATCAGGAGTTAGCTGTGCCGATATCCGCCAGCACCTCGATTTAAACGTGCAGATTATCAGGGCTATGCCAAATACGGCCATTGCCATCGGGCATTCAATGACCTGTATCGCTACAGATAACGGCACCAACAAAAACATCAACATGACCAAATCATTGTTTGATACCGTTGGCGTTACCATCCAGATTAACGAAGAACTCATGACATCGGCCACTGCCCTGTGCGCCTGTGGCATAGCTTTCTTTTTAAGATCTATCCGCGCGGCATCGCAAGGTGGTACTGAGATTGGCTTCCACGCGCATGATGCATTGAAAATGGCTGCACAAACTGCCAAAGGTGCTGCAGACCTCTTGTTGCAACTCGCATCGCACCCTGAGCAGGAAATTGATAAAGTAACATCACCAAGTGGCTGTACCATTGCGGGCTTAAACGAGATGGAGCACCATGGTTTCAGTTCGGCCATGATCAAGGGTATCCGTTTATCAGCAGAGAAAGCAGGCGACTTGTACAAAAAGGATTGA
- a CDS encoding FMN-binding negative transcriptional regulator: MYTPKHFQLTDEQEAISFMQRYSFATIITATNDVPFATHIPFLIEKRNGKIILASHFAKANPQATEIIGKDVLVIFTEPHAYISPKHYEKETNVPTWNYIAVHAYGKAIILPEGEQTADLLARMIGNYEADYLEQSNGLPNEYKQRMMKGIVAFEIAVDDLQGKQKLSQNRSELERKNIIEALAKSGDAVEAEISKYMSGLE; this comes from the coding sequence ATGTATACGCCTAAACATTTTCAGTTAACAGATGAGCAGGAAGCCATCAGCTTTATGCAGCGTTACAGCTTTGCAACCATCATTACAGCTACTAACGATGTGCCTTTTGCTACCCACATCCCTTTTTTGATTGAAAAGCGCAACGGGAAAATCATTCTCGCTTCGCACTTTGCCAAAGCTAACCCGCAGGCAACTGAAATTATCGGAAAAGATGTTTTAGTGATATTTACCGAGCCTCATGCCTATATTTCACCCAAACATTACGAAAAAGAAACCAACGTACCTACCTGGAATTATATAGCCGTACATGCCTACGGCAAAGCCATAATTTTGCCCGAAGGCGAACAGACCGCCGATTTACTGGCCCGAATGATAGGTAATTATGAAGCCGATTACCTGGAACAATCGAACGGCTTGCCTAATGAATACAAACAACGTATGATGAAAGGCATTGTAGCATTTGAGATTGCTGTAGATGATTTACAGGGTAAACAAAAGCTCAGTCAAAACCGGAGTGAACTTGAACGAAAAAATATTATTGAAGCCTTAGCCAAAAGTGGAGATGCTGTTGAAGCAGAGATAAGCAAATACATGTCTGGCTTAGAGTAA